A genomic window from Clostridium aceticum includes:
- a CDS encoding purine-nucleoside phosphorylase: MRVIEKITEAVKYISSRIENSPTIGLILGSGLGVLGDEIQDAQIIPYGEIPHFPKSTVEGHAGELVIGELEGKVVVGMKGRFHYYEGYSMEMVTFPVRVMMALGVETIIVTNAAGGANKSFSAGDLMLIEDHINFAFNNPLIGPNDPELGVRFPDMSSAYDKDLIDMARSVAKRMYLDIKQGVYAYFTGPTYETPAEIRMISRLGADAVGMSTVPEVIVARHGGAKVLGISCITNMAAGILDQPLNHQEVIETAQKVTHQFVAFVKEIIKSI, translated from the coding sequence ATGAGGGTGATAGAAAAAATTACAGAAGCTGTAAAATATATTTCTTCTAGAATAGAAAATTCTCCTACCATAGGATTGATCTTAGGATCTGGATTAGGGGTTTTAGGGGATGAGATTCAGGATGCTCAAATCATACCCTATGGGGAAATACCTCATTTTCCTAAGTCTACTGTGGAGGGTCATGCGGGAGAATTGGTAATAGGAGAGCTGGAAGGGAAAGTGGTCGTGGGGATGAAGGGGAGATTCCACTATTACGAAGGGTATTCTATGGAAATGGTAACTTTCCCTGTAAGAGTGATGATGGCATTAGGAGTGGAGACAATCATTGTCACCAATGCCGCAGGAGGTGCTAATAAAAGTTTTTCTGCTGGAGACTTGATGCTTATTGAAGACCATATTAACTTTGCCTTTAATAATCCATTGATAGGTCCCAATGATCCTGAGTTAGGTGTGAGGTTTCCTGATATGTCCAGTGCTTATGATAAAGATTTAATAGACATGGCTAGATCTGTTGCTAAAAGAATGTATTTAGATATCAAACAGGGAGTATACGCTTACTTTACAGGACCTACCTATGAAACTCCTGCAGAGATCAGAATGATCAGTAGGCTAGGAGCAGATGCGGTGGGGATGTCCACAGTTCCTGAGGTTATCGTAGCAAGGCATGGGGGGGCAAAGGTACTGGGGATTTCTTGTATCACCAATATGGCAGCCGGTATATTAGATCAGCCACTAAACCATCAAGAAGTTATAGAAACTGCACAGAAGGTTACGCATCAATTCGTGGCTTTTGTCAAGGAAATCATAAAAAGTATATAA
- a CDS encoding purine-nucleoside phosphorylase — MEDLLQKVTEAKDYILKKINIAPEIGLILGSGLGTLAEEVEGATVIDYKEIPHFPLSTVEGHAGELVIGKLEGKAVVVMKGRFHYYEGYTMQQVTFPVRVMQAIGIKVLFVTNACGGLNPKLYPGALMMIQDHINFTGANPLMGPNYNELGPRFPDMSSAYDKDLIGLAHKVGKSLSIETHEGVYIAISGPNYLSKAELKMVITAGADAVGMSTAPEVIVARHGGLRVLGISCVTDMAIPDQLESISHEEVMEVANKTKPKFISLVKGILNEVVVS, encoded by the coding sequence ATGGAGGATTTATTACAAAAAGTAACAGAAGCGAAGGATTATATTTTAAAGAAAATCAATATTGCTCCAGAGATAGGGCTGATCTTAGGCTCAGGTTTAGGAACTTTAGCAGAGGAAGTAGAGGGTGCCACCGTCATTGATTATAAAGAAATACCTCATTTTCCTCTTTCTACTGTGGAGGGTCATGCAGGAGAGCTGGTGATAGGAAAGCTAGAAGGCAAAGCAGTTGTTGTGATGAAGGGGAGATTTCATTATTATGAAGGCTATACGATGCAGCAGGTGACATTTCCTGTACGGGTGATGCAAGCTATTGGTATCAAAGTCTTATTTGTTACCAATGCTTGCGGCGGTTTAAATCCTAAGTTGTATCCGGGAGCCTTAATGATGATTCAAGATCATATTAATTTTACAGGAGCTAATCCTCTAATGGGACCAAATTATAATGAACTGGGTCCAAGGTTTCCAGATATGTCCTCTGCTTATGATAAAGATCTAATAGGGTTAGCACATAAGGTAGGGAAAAGTTTATCTATAGAAACCCATGAAGGCGTCTATATAGCCATCAGTGGACCCAATTATTTATCCAAGGCAGAGTTAAAAATGGTGATAACAGCGGGAGCAGATGCAGTAGGGATGTCCACAGCGCCAGAAGTGATTGTAGCTAGACATGGTGGACTAAGGGTTTTAGGCATATCCTGTGTGACAGATATGGCAATACCAGACCAATTGGAATCCATCAGTCACGAGGAAGTAATGGAGGTAGCCAATAAAACCAAACCTAAATTTATTTCTTTGGTCAAAGGAATTCTTAATGAGGTGGTAGTTTCATGA
- a CDS encoding pyrimidine-nucleoside phosphorylase, with protein sequence MRMYDIILKKKKGEMLTKEEIHFFIEGYTNGSIPDYQVSALLMAIYFQKMNKEETVYLTEAMMHSGKMIDLSSIEGIKVDKHSTGGVGDKTTIALAPMVAACGIPVAKMSGRGLGHTGGTIDKLESIPGFCVEMTKETFINNVNEIKLAIGGQTANLAPADKKLYALRDVTATVDNLSLIASSIMSKKLASGADAIVLDVKTGSGAFMQDIDEAFLLAKEMVDIGQSVGKDTVAIVTDMNQPLGYAVGNSLEVKEAVQLLEGKGPEDLEQICITLGAYMLILAKKVGTEYEGKRLMKAAIDSGEALKVLKGFIERQGGDISCIENLDLLPQAQEIYPLKASESGYIHKIKGDIVGVSALTLGAGRDTKDSEIDLSVGILLNKKIGDYVEKGEVLAYIYNNDAVKRDLAIEQLLTAYEIEDTQPEYRPLIFGIVTKNGIQRL encoded by the coding sequence ATGAGGATGTATGACATCATATTAAAGAAAAAAAAAGGAGAAATGCTGACAAAGGAGGAAATTCATTTCTTCATAGAGGGCTATACCAACGGTTCTATACCAGACTATCAAGTGTCAGCACTATTAATGGCAATATACTTTCAAAAAATGAATAAGGAAGAAACCGTATACCTCACGGAGGCCATGATGCATTCAGGAAAGATGATTGATCTTTCAAGCATCGAAGGTATTAAGGTAGACAAACACAGTACAGGAGGCGTAGGGGATAAAACCACCATAGCTTTGGCTCCGATGGTAGCAGCCTGTGGTATTCCTGTAGCAAAAATGTCGGGAAGAGGTCTAGGACATACGGGGGGAACGATAGATAAGCTAGAGTCTATTCCAGGATTTTGTGTGGAGATGACAAAGGAAACCTTCATCAACAATGTAAATGAAATTAAATTGGCTATAGGAGGACAAACGGCTAATTTAGCACCTGCTGATAAAAAACTCTACGCCCTTAGGGATGTAACGGCTACAGTGGATAATCTTTCTTTGATCGCCAGCAGTATTATGTCCAAAAAGTTGGCTTCTGGAGCAGATGCCATTGTTTTGGATGTCAAGACTGGCAGTGGTGCTTTCATGCAGGATATTGATGAAGCTTTTTTATTAGCAAAAGAAATGGTGGATATTGGTCAAAGCGTAGGCAAAGATACAGTAGCTATTGTTACTGATATGAACCAGCCTTTGGGCTATGCTGTAGGTAATAGCTTGGAAGTAAAGGAAGCAGTTCAGCTATTAGAAGGAAAGGGTCCTGAGGACCTGGAGCAGATATGTATCACATTAGGTGCCTATATGCTGATCTTGGCGAAAAAGGTTGGTACAGAATATGAAGGAAAAAGGCTGATGAAAGCAGCAATTGATTCTGGTGAAGCACTAAAGGTACTAAAAGGCTTTATTGAACGACAGGGGGGCGATATAAGCTGCATAGAGAATCTTGACTTATTGCCCCAGGCACAAGAAATTTATCCCTTAAAGGCCAGTGAGAGTGGTTATATACATAAGATCAAGGGTGATATTGTAGGCGTAAGTGCATTGACCTTAGGAGCCGGCAGAGATACAAAGGACAGTGAAATTGACTTATCCGTGGGAATCCTGCTGAATAAAAAGATTGGAGACTATGTAGAAAAAGGTGAGGTGTTGGCCTATATTTATAACAATGATGCAGTCAAAAGAGATCTTGCTATAGAGCAGTTATTAACTGCTTATGAAATAGAAGATACTCAACCAGAATATAGACCGCTGATTTTTGGCATTGTAACAAAAAATGGTATTCAGAGACTATAG
- a CDS encoding D-alanyl-D-alanine carboxypeptidase family protein: MKKFFMKAIFVSIVITMIFSNCIVVAAAENQAFDVNAKAAILMDASTGTILYEKNIHEALPPASVTKIMTMLLTMEAIAENKITLQDKVVVSERASSMGGTQLYLEPGEMKTVEDLIKGMAIRSANDACVAIGEHLAGSEEGFVEQMNARAKELGMENTHFVNTNGLPAEGHVTSAYDIALMSRELLKHKEIHKWLTTWMDTVDVGIKNASTQELVNTNRLIRTYKGANGIKTGSTSEAKYCLSASATRGNTTFIAVILTAPTSPIRFSEAAKLLDYGFANYSTTKVIEKGGSLGSVLVEKGKVPQANVVANDDLSVLTKKGEESKIKKEIIIPQSIKAPIMQGQKIGEVVVTLEGKEIGKIDIVSEETIESASIIDILGRMFQRMLGH; encoded by the coding sequence ATGAAAAAATTTTTTATGAAAGCCATCTTTGTTTCAATTGTCATTACTATGATTTTTAGCAACTGTATAGTGGTAGCAGCAGCAGAAAATCAAGCATTTGATGTAAATGCAAAAGCAGCTATACTCATGGATGCATCAACAGGTACAATACTGTATGAGAAAAATATACACGAAGCGTTACCTCCCGCCAGTGTCACAAAGATCATGACAATGCTATTAACCATGGAGGCAATAGCAGAGAATAAAATTACTTTACAGGATAAAGTTGTGGTCAGTGAGAGGGCTTCTTCCATGGGAGGAACGCAGCTTTACCTAGAACCAGGGGAAATGAAAACAGTAGAGGATTTAATCAAGGGAATGGCAATTCGGTCTGCTAATGATGCTTGTGTAGCCATTGGTGAACATCTTGCTGGAAGTGAAGAAGGTTTTGTTGAGCAGATGAATGCAAGAGCTAAGGAATTAGGTATGGAGAATACACATTTTGTTAATACCAATGGTCTACCAGCAGAAGGACATGTTACTTCCGCATATGATATTGCTTTGATGTCAAGAGAACTTTTAAAACATAAGGAAATACATAAGTGGTTAACTACTTGGATGGATACTGTCGATGTAGGAATAAAAAATGCTTCTACACAAGAATTGGTAAATACCAATAGATTAATAAGAACCTATAAGGGAGCTAATGGAATAAAGACAGGATCTACTTCAGAGGCAAAGTATTGTCTTTCTGCCTCTGCAACAAGAGGAAACACTACTTTTATAGCGGTAATTCTAACAGCACCCACTTCACCTATACGTTTTAGCGAAGCGGCAAAACTGTTGGATTATGGTTTTGCAAACTATAGTACTACAAAGGTGATTGAAAAAGGCGGCAGTTTAGGAAGTGTGCTAGTAGAGAAAGGAAAAGTTCCTCAAGCTAATGTAGTGGCAAACGATGATTTAAGCGTGTTAACAAAAAAGGGAGAGGAATCCAAGATTAAAAAGGAAATTATCATTCCTCAGTCCATAAAAGCACCGATCATGCAAGGGCAAAAAATAGGTGAGGTTGTTGTTACTTTAGAAGGAAAGGAAATTGGAAAGATAGATATTGTAAGCGAAGAAACTATAGAATCTGCTTCTATTATAGATATACTAGGAAGAATGTTTCAAAGAATGCTTGGTCATTAG
- a CDS encoding CBS domain-containing protein, translated as MKVIVSHENLDFDGIASMIACSKLNPEATVVFSGRINNDVKKFHSLYKNILPIKSANEIDLAGIKELIIVDVNSSKRIGKFKEVVNQEIPITIYDHHKETEDTIAKAHKIMKPYGSCTAILVELIKEKNIPITSFEATLFVVGIYTDTNCLTFSSTKSQDAAAVAYLLEKGADLEIVNSFIQTSFGNEHDQLFLDLILNMETIEVNNYRIILSVYENDHFIGELGYIAGKMLEIKNCDAVFLLVRMENRCYLVGRSLKDDINVPYILEEFNGKGHDKAASAVVKNGEVEVLKEGLLEALHKKIKPQIIARDIMNYPVKTVFEDMNIEEVSKIMLRYGHTGMPVIKENEIIGIISRTDVDKAMQHGLGHAPVKGFMTREVKTISPTTSLSEINDLLVRNNIGRLPVIEDHKVIGIVTRTDLLRMLHGNNHPYWYKQNFNEKETEIKCLDRMKHLPEETYDFLELVGKIGDTLDKKVYVVGGFVRDLLLKRDNDDIDIVVEGDGVLFAEELNQELKGKLLTHEEFGTASIKLQNNNTIDIVSARREYYEYPAALPKVEKSSLWNDLFRRDFTINCMAIQLNSESFGKLIDYFGGLQDLKNRKIRVLYNLSFIEDPTRILRAIRFSARMGFSIENETKNFIMEAIRDQMITKVSDDRIREEISPMLEDENFIKYVITMQTFNLFEAIDTDLKVTKETMRKLGGIQETMDEFGKLSSQQPDIKRIIITQIFRDFPINRLYDILGKFVVNKLLADNIYYTLEAKEDLYQLLTTEDLDRFTLYNTLSQHSLEDLVFYYNDCEEAYIKHYITYYMLHLKNIKLSMSGEDLLKLNIKPGPIYKKVLEGVLKAKISGEIYTKSDEIDYAYGLYKEMKGEENV; from the coding sequence ATGAAGGTAATCGTTAGTCATGAAAACCTAGATTTTGATGGAATTGCCAGTATGATAGCATGTTCCAAATTAAACCCTGAAGCTACTGTAGTTTTCAGCGGTCGAATCAACAATGATGTTAAAAAATTCCATAGTTTGTATAAAAATATTTTGCCAATAAAATCTGCTAATGAAATTGATCTTGCAGGGATTAAAGAACTAATTATTGTAGATGTAAATAGTTCTAAAAGGATAGGAAAATTTAAAGAAGTAGTGAATCAGGAGATCCCTATTACCATTTATGATCATCATAAAGAAACAGAAGATACCATTGCCAAGGCTCACAAGATAATGAAGCCCTATGGTTCTTGTACAGCAATTTTAGTAGAGCTGATTAAGGAAAAGAATATCCCTATTACTTCCTTTGAAGCTACTTTATTTGTTGTGGGAATATATACAGATACCAATTGTTTAACATTTTCCAGCACCAAATCACAGGATGCAGCAGCAGTGGCATATTTATTAGAAAAAGGAGCGGATTTAGAAATTGTTAACAGCTTTATTCAGACCTCCTTTGGTAATGAACATGATCAGTTGTTTTTAGACCTCATATTAAATATGGAAACCATAGAAGTCAATAACTATAGAATTATCCTTTCTGTTTATGAAAATGATCATTTTATTGGTGAATTAGGATATATAGCTGGTAAAATGTTGGAGATTAAAAACTGTGATGCAGTATTTTTACTTGTAAGAATGGAAAATCGCTGTTATTTAGTGGGCAGGAGTTTAAAGGATGATATCAATGTTCCTTATATTTTAGAGGAATTTAACGGAAAAGGACATGATAAAGCCGCATCAGCTGTAGTAAAAAATGGAGAGGTAGAGGTTTTAAAAGAAGGGTTGTTGGAGGCATTACATAAGAAAATCAAGCCACAAATCATAGCAAGAGACATTATGAATTACCCTGTCAAAACTGTCTTTGAGGATATGAATATTGAAGAGGTAAGTAAAATCATGCTGAGATATGGCCATACAGGTATGCCAGTCATTAAGGAGAATGAAATCATCGGGATTATTTCTAGAACAGATGTGGATAAAGCCATGCAGCATGGATTAGGACATGCCCCTGTGAAGGGTTTTATGACAAGAGAAGTAAAAACCATCAGTCCTACAACCTCTCTTAGTGAAATAAATGATCTGCTGGTTAGAAACAATATCGGTCGCTTGCCGGTTATAGAGGATCATAAAGTTATTGGTATCGTCACAAGAACAGATTTGTTAAGAATGTTACATGGTAATAATCATCCTTATTGGTATAAGCAAAACTTTAATGAGAAGGAAACAGAGATAAAATGCTTGGATAGAATGAAGCATCTCCCAGAAGAAACCTACGACTTCCTAGAACTTGTGGGAAAAATAGGGGATACACTGGACAAGAAGGTTTATGTAGTAGGAGGATTTGTAAGGGATTTATTATTAAAAAGAGATAATGATGATATTGATATTGTTGTAGAAGGGGATGGGGTATTATTTGCTGAGGAATTAAACCAAGAGTTGAAGGGAAAGTTGTTGACCCATGAGGAGTTTGGCACTGCCTCTATTAAGTTGCAAAATAATAATACGATTGATATTGTATCTGCCCGTAGGGAGTATTATGAGTATCCGGCTGCTTTACCGAAGGTTGAGAAAAGCTCCTTATGGAATGATCTTTTTAGAAGGGATTTTACAATAAACTGTATGGCGATACAATTAAATTCGGAAAGTTTTGGAAAACTGATCGATTATTTTGGTGGATTGCAGGATCTTAAAAATCGTAAAATAAGAGTGTTATATAATTTAAGTTTTATTGAAGATCCCACTAGAATTTTGAGAGCGATTAGGTTTTCCGCTAGAATGGGTTTTTCTATTGAAAACGAAACGAAGAACTTTATCATGGAAGCCATCAGAGATCAGATGATTACAAAAGTTAGTGATGATAGAATCCGTGAAGAAATTAGTCCTATGTTAGAGGATGAAAACTTTATAAAGTATGTTATAACTATGCAAACATTTAATTTATTTGAAGCTATAGATACTGATTTAAAAGTGACAAAGGAAACCATGAGAAAGCTTGGTGGTATCCAAGAGACTATGGATGAATTTGGTAAACTTTCTTCCCAGCAGCCAGATATAAAAAGGATCATTATCACACAAATCTTTCGGGACTTTCCTATCAATAGGCTTTATGATATTCTTGGAAAATTTGTTGTTAATAAGCTATTAGCGGATAATATTTATTATACTTTAGAAGCTAAAGAAGACCTTTATCAGCTTTTAACTACAGAGGATTTAGATAGATTCACCTTATATAATACATTAAGCCAACACAGCCTAGAGGACCTTGTATTTTATTATAATGACTGTGAAGAGGCTTACATAAAGCATTATATTACATATTATATGTTGCATTTAAAAAATATCAAATTAAGTATGTCTGGTGAAGATTTACTAAAGTTAAATATAAAGCCTGGACCCATCTATAAAAAGGTATTAGAGGGTGTACTTAAGGCCAAGATATCTGGAGAGATTTATACTAAAAGTGATGAGATTGATTATGCCTATGGCTTATATAAGGAAATGAAGGGAGAAGAAAATGTTTAG
- a CDS encoding site-2 protease family protein — translation MFSLDLDITAILLTLPGILVALTVHEFSHAYSAYLLGDDTAKQYGRLTLNPLSHIDLMGFIMLVIFRFGWAKPVPINPNNFSSRKLGYFLVSIAGPLSNILLAILSTLCFALALRLQLGEFVYTMLYSSIFINLVLAIFNLFPIPPLDGSKILLSVLPSSFEKTYYKLQKYTYILLFLLVYLRVINRVLFPMVYYALNVLLRLVLV, via the coding sequence ATGTTTAGTTTAGATTTAGATATTACTGCCATTCTTTTAACCTTACCAGGAATTTTGGTGGCCTTGACGGTTCATGAGTTTTCTCATGCCTATAGTGCTTATTTACTAGGGGATGATACTGCTAAACAATATGGACGATTAACCTTAAATCCTTTGTCTCACATTGATCTGATGGGGTTTATCATGCTGGTGATCTTCAGGTTTGGATGGGCAAAACCAGTTCCAATTAATCCTAACAACTTTTCTAGTAGAAAACTAGGGTATTTCTTGGTGTCTATTGCTGGACCTTTGTCTAATATTCTATTAGCGATTCTTTCTACCCTGTGCTTTGCTCTAGCCTTAAGGTTACAGTTAGGGGAGTTTGTTTATACAATGCTGTATTCTTCTATATTCATTAATTTAGTACTGGCCATATTTAACTTGTTTCCTATTCCTCCTCTGGATGGATCGAAGATTTTACTAAGCGTGTTACCTAGTAGTTTTGAAAAGACTTACTATAAATTACAGAAGTATACTTATATTTTATTATTTTTATTAGTATATCTTAGAGTGATCAATAGAGTATTGTTCCCTATGGTATACTATGCATTAAATGTACTGCTAAGGCTAGTGTTGGTTTAA
- a CDS encoding segregation and condensation protein A: protein MSCTIKIQAFEGAFDLLFHLIEKNEIDIYDIPINEITEQYLHYLYQMEKLDLEIASEFLIMASTLIEIKSKMLLPKEAVAEDKSEDQGLDPRSELVEKLLEYKRYKVVAEELKQREDHYNKLYFKQKEEIILETTNDDVVLENLKIDDLVKVFEKILLNYQGNKKDRSYKIRHISKETYTIEEKISSILNILRNHNKITFDSIFTLAKEKLEVVVTFLALLELIKEKKVKVLQEKSFEGIIIEGISN from the coding sequence ATGAGTTGTACCATTAAAATTCAAGCTTTTGAAGGGGCTTTTGACCTATTATTTCATCTTATTGAAAAAAATGAAATAGATATTTATGATATTCCTATCAACGAAATAACAGAACAATACCTTCATTATCTCTATCAAATGGAGAAATTAGATCTAGAGATTGCCAGTGAATTTCTAATTATGGCATCTACTTTAATCGAAATCAAATCTAAGATGTTGTTACCAAAGGAAGCTGTAGCAGAGGACAAATCAGAAGATCAGGGACTTGACCCAAGAAGTGAATTGGTAGAAAAATTATTAGAATATAAAAGATATAAAGTCGTGGCAGAAGAATTAAAACAAAGGGAAGACCATTATAATAAATTATATTTTAAACAAAAAGAAGAAATTATTTTGGAGACCACCAATGATGATGTAGTTCTAGAAAATCTTAAGATTGATGATTTGGTAAAGGTTTTTGAGAAAATTTTATTAAATTATCAAGGTAATAAAAAGGATAGAAGTTATAAAATAAGACATATTTCTAAAGAAACCTATACGATTGAAGAGAAAATCAGCAGTATTTTAAATATACTAAGGAATCACAATAAAATTACTTTTGACAGTATTTTTACATTGGCTAAAGAGAAGCTGGAGGTAGTTGTAACCTTTTTAGCTTTGTTAGAATTAATAAAAGAAAAAAAAGTAAAAGTACTACAGGAAAAAAGCTTTGAGGGAATTATTATAGAAGGAATAAGTAATTGA
- the scpB gene encoding SMC-Scp complex subunit ScpB, with protein sequence MDEMNREEMKCAIEAVLFAWSEPISIKELSRALSIESKEIKKILEEMIDHFNFHKRGIQIVKMNDYYQLATRQEYYPYIRKLLEPKEHKGLTQAALETLAIVAYKQPITKVEIEDVRGVKCDKALSTLQEKELIQEQGRLEKIGRPILYGTTINFLKVFGLKSIEDLPDIKEFKLLAESSDIDDDKDLFSK encoded by the coding sequence ATGGATGAAATGAATAGGGAAGAGATGAAATGTGCCATAGAAGCAGTGCTTTTTGCTTGGTCTGAGCCTATATCTATCAAAGAACTCAGCAGAGCCTTATCCATAGAAAGCAAAGAAATAAAAAAAATTTTAGAAGAAATGATAGATCATTTTAATTTTCATAAAAGAGGAATACAGATTGTTAAAATGAATGATTACTATCAATTGGCTACAAGGCAGGAGTACTATCCTTATATAAGAAAATTATTGGAACCAAAAGAACATAAAGGATTAACTCAAGCAGCTTTAGAGACTTTAGCAATCGTTGCTTACAAACAGCCTATTACCAAGGTGGAGATCGAGGATGTACGAGGTGTGAAATGTGATAAAGCATTGAGCACCCTACAAGAAAAAGAATTAATTCAAGAACAGGGAAGGCTAGAAAAAATAGGTAGACCTATTCTTTATGGTACCACCATCAATTTTTTAAAAGTCTTTGGACTAAAATCTATAGAAGATTTACCGGATATTAAAGAATTTAAATTATTGGCTGAAAGTAGCGACATAGATGATGATAAAGATCTTTTTAGCAAATAA
- the speD gene encoding adenosylmethionine decarboxylase: MEQLGRHILAEFYNCDSDILNDHKLIEKYMVEAAEAANATVVTSNFHMFNPWGVSGVVVIQESHLTIHTWPEYGYASIDVFTCGGEVNPWASFDYLKEKLKAEVTDTEELPRGIVSKIRKHSKNNYTDIKYKISV; encoded by the coding sequence ATGGAACAATTGGGGAGACATATTTTAGCGGAGTTTTATAATTGTGATTCAGATATTTTAAATGATCATAAATTAATTGAAAAATACATGGTAGAGGCTGCGGAAGCGGCTAATGCTACAGTAGTCACCAGCAACTTTCATATGTTTAATCCTTGGGGAGTAAGTGGTGTTGTTGTCATTCAGGAATCCCACTTAACCATCCACACATGGCCTGAATATGGTTATGCTTCTATTGATGTTTTTACATGTGGTGGTGAAGTAAACCCTTGGGCTTCATTTGATTACTTAAAGGAAAAGTTAAAAGCAGAAGTAACAGATACCGAAGAACTTCCTAGAGGTATTGTTTCTAAAATAAGAAAACATTCAAAAAATAACTATACAGATATCAAGTACAAAATTTCTGTTTAG
- a CDS encoding DUF2953 domain-containing protein: protein MLLFLDLKIEVRFIREGENDELNITISILKGLLKYKTTIPFIDFLNNGRNIITANIYKKAKVSNTNAIEDEKEEKEFNYDEIKIIIKKGHYYYKKYCEVLHYIHKRITINKVLWKTNIGLEDAADTAIISGILWGIKSNLMTLLKRKLRPQRIYIDVVPCYVSKKFGVIFDCIVTLKIGYIIIAGIKLLSTKIKGGENIE, encoded by the coding sequence TTGCTATTATTTTTAGATCTAAAAATAGAAGTAAGATTTATAAGGGAGGGAGAAAATGATGAATTAAATATTACTATTTCCATACTAAAAGGGTTATTAAAATATAAAACAACAATTCCTTTTATAGATTTTTTAAATAATGGTAGAAATATAATCACTGCCAATATTTATAAAAAAGCTAAAGTATCAAATACCAACGCTATTGAAGATGAAAAAGAAGAAAAGGAATTCAACTATGATGAAATAAAAATCATTATAAAAAAAGGACATTACTATTACAAAAAATACTGTGAGGTGCTTCACTATATTCATAAAAGAATCACCATTAATAAGGTGTTGTGGAAAACCAATATAGGCTTGGAAGACGCTGCAGATACGGCCATCATTAGCGGGATACTGTGGGGCATTAAGTCAAATCTTATGACATTATTAAAAAGAAAGCTAAGACCACAAAGGATTTATATAGATGTTGTTCCTTGCTATGTTTCAAAAAAATTCGGTGTAATTTTTGATTGTATAGTGACTTTGAAAATAGGATATATTATAATTGCGGGCATAAAATTACTTTCAACAAAAATTAAGGGTGGTGAAAACATTGAATGA
- the ytfJ gene encoding GerW family sporulation protein, producing the protein MNEHPIEALMKTTMESIKEMVDVNTIVGDAVETTDGTVIIPISKVSFGFASGGGDYINEKPSEEEGEEETKGSGGNGGGKEKFPFAGGAGAGVSVQPVAFMVVGNGQIKLMPVDQRANMIDNLINTTPKVIHSIQSMFNKKQGSNGSDNIITYE; encoded by the coding sequence TTGAATGAACATCCAATAGAAGCTTTAATGAAAACTACAATGGAAAGCATTAAGGAAATGGTAGATGTAAATACGATTGTAGGAGATGCTGTTGAAACAACAGATGGAACAGTAATTATACCCATCTCTAAAGTGTCCTTTGGTTTTGCCTCTGGAGGAGGAGATTATATAAATGAAAAACCCTCTGAAGAGGAAGGTGAAGAAGAAACAAAAGGCAGTGGTGGCAATGGTGGAGGAAAGGAAAAATTCCCCTTTGCTGGAGGTGCAGGAGCAGGTGTTTCTGTACAACCTGTAGCCTTTATGGTGGTAGGTAATGGACAAATTAAGCTTATGCCAGTTGATCAAAGAGCGAATATGATTGATAATTTAATCAATACTACACCAAAAGTAATTCATAGTATTCAAAGTATGTTTAATAAAAAACAAGGATCAAATGGTTCGGATAATATAATTACTTACGAATAG
- a CDS encoding MazG nucleotide pyrophosphohydrolase domain-containing protein, which produces MDIREAIEMIWNNRKYSTNDPKTAISHLNEEVAESLKALMKGDLNKTKRELQDAMSCLFIAMKVLEVDVVEAVNQQVEQMKKRNNKTMIFKNDKVEIYVNGILKGGWSIWGAEDIKEAEKLAKEFGCDIQHEFDEIKDDK; this is translated from the coding sequence ATGGATATCAGAGAAGCTATAGAAATGATATGGAATAATAGAAAGTATAGTACCAATGACCCTAAAACTGCTATCAGTCATTTGAATGAAGAGGTTGCAGAGTCCTTAAAAGCACTAATGAAGGGGGACTTAAATAAGACAAAACGAGAGCTACAGGATGCAATGTCCTGTCTATTCATAGCCATGAAGGTATTAGAAGTGGATGTTGTAGAAGCTGTCAATCAGCAAGTTGAACAAATGAAAAAAAGAAATAATAAAACAATGATATTTAAAAATGATAAAGTTGAAATTTATGTAAATGGCATATTAAAAGGTGGATGGTCTATATGGGGAGCAGAGGATATTAAAGAAGCGGAAAAATTAGCAAAGGAATTTGGCTGTGATATACAACATGAATTTGATGAAATAAAAGATGATAAGTAG